In the Chiloscyllium plagiosum isolate BGI_BamShark_2017 chromosome 15, ASM401019v2, whole genome shotgun sequence genome, one interval contains:
- the LOC122557239 gene encoding claudin-2-like produces MANTAMQLVALIVCIIGMVGTLSATIMPHWRITAHIGANVVTAIVYMKGLWWACAMFSTGVFQCETYNSVLELPADLQTARAMMVISVGLSLLAITISVVGMKCTVCAKDSPIKDKVAGTGGVFFIIAGLAGLVPVAWTMNGVILNFNNPLIPGDLKFEIGESLYLGVVAAMLSIIGGVMLSLSFIGRRTEPYSRRPMSYQNPAANRSAPAPSAATVQSKAAKSEFNSYNLTGYV; encoded by the coding sequence ATGGCTAACACTGCCATGCAATTAGTAGCTTTGATCGTATGCATAATCGGCATGGTTGGGACATTGTCAGCTACTATTATGCCCCACTGGAGGATCACGGCACACATTGGAGCAAATGTTGTAACTGCTATTGTCTACATGAAAGGATTATGGTGGGCATGTGCCATGTTCAGTACTGGTGTTTTCCAATGCGAAACTTACAACTCAGTCCTGGAACTGCCGGCAGACCTGCAAACTGCTCGTGCCATGATGGTTATTTCAGTTGGTCTCTCATTACTGGCTATAACAATCTCTGTGGTTGGCATGAAATGCACAGTATGTGCCAAGGattctccaataaaagacaaggTTGCTGGCACCGGAGGAGTTTTCTTTATCATAGCTGGCCTAGCAGGATTGGTGCCAGTGGCATGGACAATGAATGGAGTGATACTGAATTTCAACAATCCATTGATTCCTGGTGACCTCAAGTTTGAGATCGGTGAGTCTTTGTACCTTGGGGTCGTTGCCGCGATGCTGTCCATCATTGGAGGAGTCATGCTGTCCCTGTCATTTATAGGTAGGAGAACTGAGCCCTACAGTAGACGACCAATGTCCTACCAGAATCCTGCAGCCAACCGCTCTGCACCTGCTCCATCGGCTGCAACTGTTCAGTCAAAAGCAGCAAAATCGGAATTCAACTCTTACAATCTGACTGGTTATGTGTAG